Proteins encoded together in one Desulfovibrio sp. UCD-KL4C window:
- a CDS encoding DMT family transporter has protein sequence MSPSRIIYFKLIGSVVFWGGTWIAGKILAGDMSPYSAAFLRFLSATFFMFILVCRSTGKPPKCSKVEILPLMFLAVSGVFLYNIMFFKGLQTISAGRASLIIAAMPTVIAIGSAIIFKEKFTLSKVIGFLLALAGVCTVIGNGNPFTLLTQGVSFGDLCIIGCVLSWTAYSLAGKPVMKKTSPLNAVFWSCLFGTGMLAIPAFSNNLIAEVKVMSLLDLGSILYLSFLGTTLAFSWYCDAIGKIGPSKTGIFINLVPITAILLGVIFLGESVGMPLIIGGILTISGVWLTNRS, from the coding sequence ATGTCACCATCTCGCATTATTTATTTTAAACTGATCGGATCAGTAGTCTTTTGGGGTGGAACATGGATTGCCGGGAAAATTTTAGCCGGAGATATGTCACCATACTCAGCAGCATTTCTCCGGTTCTTATCCGCAACATTTTTCATGTTTATACTTGTATGCAGATCAACTGGAAAACCTCCAAAGTGTAGCAAAGTCGAAATCCTTCCTTTGATGTTTCTCGCAGTGAGCGGAGTTTTTCTTTACAATATTATGTTTTTCAAAGGGCTTCAAACTATTTCAGCTGGCAGAGCTTCTTTGATAATAGCAGCGATGCCGACAGTAATTGCCATAGGTTCTGCCATAATTTTTAAAGAAAAATTCACTCTATCAAAAGTAATCGGCTTTCTACTTGCCCTTGCAGGAGTATGCACGGTTATCGGAAATGGAAATCCATTTACTCTGCTGACTCAAGGAGTCAGCTTTGGTGATCTTTGTATTATAGGCTGTGTTTTAAGCTGGACAGCTTACTCATTAGCTGGAAAACCTGTAATGAAAAAAACTTCACCCTTAAATGCCGTCTTTTGGTCATGTTTATTCGGCACAGGAATGCTGGCAATTCCAGCCTTTTCTAATAACCTAATTGCCGAAGTTAAGGTTATGTCATTACTTGATCTAGGTAGTATTTTGTATCTTTCTTTTCTTGGAACAACTCTGGCTTTCAGCTGGTACTGCGATGCTATCGGAAAAATCGGTCCTTCAAAAACAGGCATATTTATTAACCTTGTTCCTATAACAGCCATACTTCTTGGGGTTATTTTTCTTGGTGAATCCGTTGGAATGCCGCTAATTATCGGTGGAATTCTTACAATCAGCGGGGTCTGGCTTACTAACAGGAGCTGA
- the yjgA gene encoding ribosome biogenesis factor YjgA, with product MSNYEEEYYEEEEEYSGPSRSQKKREMTKLQKLAEDLMKLSPESLKKSGLPKYFIDEVLDAIAITAHEAKRRQTQYLGKLMREIETQPVIDFLNDVEFGNSEDNMRFNMLEKWRKRLIDGDMTMLDEIMELHPHAERQRIAQLARNAKKELDLGKPPKSSKALFKALREVVELPS from the coding sequence ATGTCTAACTACGAAGAAGAATACTACGAAGAAGAAGAGGAATATTCAGGACCTAGCCGTTCCCAAAAAAAAAGGGAAATGACTAAGTTACAGAAATTAGCTGAAGATTTAATGAAGCTTAGCCCTGAGTCTCTTAAAAAATCAGGTCTTCCAAAATATTTTATAGATGAAGTTCTGGACGCTATAGCTATCACTGCTCACGAAGCGAAAAGACGTCAAACTCAATACCTCGGTAAATTGATGCGTGAAATTGAAACTCAGCCCGTAATCGATTTTCTAAATGACGTCGAATTCGGCAACAGTGAAGATAACATGAGATTCAATATGCTTGAAAAATGGAGAAAACGGCTTATTGATGGTGATATGACCATGCTTGATGAAATCATGGAACTTCATCCTCATGCAGAAAGACAAAGAATCGCACAGCTCGCCAGAAATGCTAAAAAGGAATTAGATTTGGGAAAACCTCCTAAATCTTCCAAAGCTCTATTCAAGGCTTTACGCGAAGTAGTTGAATTACCCTCTTGA
- a CDS encoding 1,4-dihydroxy-6-naphthoate synthase yields the protein MSKILKLGFSPCPNDTFIFHALASGAINIEPYNLDITLADVEELNSLARTGQMDICKVSAHAAAHIMNDYILLRAGGAMGRGVGPLLLTREPCTIQALNGKRVAIPGVHTTANLLFSLMCREAGIHVETVEMVFDEIMVAIASGKVEAGVVIHEGRFTFEGMGLAKLADLGKWWEDYSGLPIPLGSIAIKRSLGSEVASLINSAIRRSLTLSQVDPSQSWPYIKGHAQEMDENVIKEHISTFVTDYSMDVGKEGEEAVSRLLREAAQMDSLELPDGPFFIKE from the coding sequence ATGAGTAAAATATTAAAATTGGGATTTTCACCATGCCCTAACGATACCTTTATATTTCACGCTCTCGCAAGCGGAGCAATTAATATTGAACCTTATAACCTAGACATTACCCTTGCTGATGTTGAAGAACTTAATTCTCTGGCTCGCACAGGGCAAATGGATATCTGTAAAGTTTCAGCTCATGCCGCCGCACATATTATGAATGATTATATCCTTCTGCGTGCAGGGGGAGCTATGGGCAGAGGAGTCGGGCCGCTTTTACTGACTCGGGAACCTTGCACCATACAGGCCCTGAATGGCAAGCGTGTTGCTATACCAGGTGTCCACACAACTGCAAATTTATTATTCAGCCTGATGTGCCGTGAAGCCGGTATACATGTTGAAACCGTTGAAATGGTTTTTGATGAAATTATGGTTGCGATTGCTTCCGGTAAAGTAGAAGCCGGTGTTGTTATCCATGAAGGGCGATTTACATTTGAAGGGATGGGACTTGCAAAACTTGCTGATCTTGGAAAGTGGTGGGAGGATTATTCAGGTTTGCCCATTCCGCTCGGCTCTATCGCTATAAAAAGATCACTTGGAAGCGAAGTTGCTTCCTTGATAAACTCCGCAATACGTAGAAGCTTGACTCTTTCGCAGGTCGACCCTAGTCAATCGTGGCCCTACATAAAAGGTCATGCGCAGGAGATGGACGAGAATGTGATCAAAGAGCATATAAGCACCTTTGTTACCGACTACAGCATGGATGTAGGTAAAGAAGGAGAGGAAGCTGTTTCCAGACTTTTGCGTGAAGCAGCTCAAATGGATTCTCTTGAACTTCCTGACGGTCCCTTTTTTATTAAGGAATAG
- a CDS encoding DMT family transporter, whose translation MPFADSKYLPIVALVTAVFLWASSFIVLKIALAVYDPMVVIFGRMMLASLCIIFFLPSIRKQKIQKGDFKLLVFMAFCEPCMYFIFESHAMLYTSASEAGMIVAALPLLMAVSARFILGEKLSRKTLIGFILAVTGGIWLSIYSSSTESSPNPALGNFLEFLAMCCCVGYMTTLKKMTSRYSPVFITAFQAIMGAIFYLPLLALPTTVLPKEFHPAAVFSIVYLGIGITLGAYGLYNYGMSRLPASQTSAYVNLIPVFTLIMGWTILDEKLNTIQLLAAGLVMFGVILSQDRRSHKKTKLTVTPIP comes from the coding sequence ATGCCCTTTGCTGATTCAAAATATTTACCTATAGTTGCCCTTGTTACCGCTGTTTTCTTGTGGGCAAGTTCATTTATTGTTCTTAAAATTGCCTTGGCAGTCTACGACCCCATGGTTGTAATTTTCGGCAGAATGATGCTGGCGTCACTATGCATCATATTTTTTCTTCCATCCATACGAAAACAAAAAATTCAAAAAGGCGATTTCAAGTTACTGGTCTTCATGGCATTTTGTGAACCGTGCATGTACTTTATATTTGAAAGCCATGCGATGTTGTACACTTCCGCATCAGAAGCCGGAATGATTGTGGCTGCGTTGCCACTGCTTATGGCAGTGTCAGCAAGGTTTATTTTAGGGGAAAAACTGAGTCGAAAAACTCTTATTGGATTCATACTGGCTGTAACCGGAGGAATTTGGCTCTCTATTTACAGTAGTTCAACTGAATCATCACCAAACCCAGCGCTGGGAAATTTTCTTGAATTTTTAGCAATGTGCTGTTGTGTTGGCTATATGACAACTTTAAAGAAAATGACCTCCCGATATTCACCAGTTTTCATCACCGCTTTTCAAGCAATCATGGGAGCAATTTTTTATCTACCATTGCTAGCACTACCGACAACTGTTTTGCCTAAAGAATTCCACCCTGCTGCAGTATTTTCAATTGTTTATCTGGGAATAGGAATCACTTTAGGAGCATACGGTTTGTATAATTATGGAATGAGCCGGTTGCCGGCCAGTCAGACCAGCGCATATGTGAATCTGATTCCTGTTTTTACTTTGATCATGGGCTGGACGATACTGGATGAGAAGTTAAACACCATACAGCTCCTAGCAGCAGGACTTGTAATGTTTGGTGTAATCCTCAGTCAGGATCGTCGCAGCCATAAAAAAACTAAATTAACAGTTACCCCTATTCCTTAA